A window from Thioclava sp. GXIMD2076 encodes these proteins:
- a CDS encoding ABC transporter permease, which produces MTLSTSDHAPETENAARRQIQWGRIAESYALVASLVVLFLIFAALEPQSFFSWANVSTMLGSQSILVFLTLALIIPLTAGDFDLSAAAVLTLAAMTVAVLNARMGLSLGLAIPAALLVGAVAGVINAFFILTFRIPSLIVTLGTGTFINGIVLWMSNSATIGGIDFALVNWVVAVRLFGIPLAFYYALIMCLVIWYVFGFTTLGRRLLFVGRGREVARLSGIAVDRVRFGALMCSSVMAAIAGVIYAGTIGAADPNSGNSFLLPAFAAAFLGATAITPGRFNPIGSLVAVYFLVTGITGLTMMGMQSFVQNLFYGGALVLAVALSQLVRKRSAQDF; this is translated from the coding sequence ATGACCCTGAGCACAAGTGACCACGCGCCTGAAACAGAAAACGCGGCCCGCCGGCAAATCCAGTGGGGCCGCATTGCCGAAAGCTACGCGCTTGTCGCCTCGCTGGTGGTGCTGTTCCTGATCTTTGCAGCCCTCGAGCCGCAGAGCTTCTTCTCATGGGCCAATGTGTCCACGATGCTCGGCTCGCAATCCATCCTCGTCTTCCTGACACTGGCGCTGATCATCCCGCTGACGGCGGGCGATTTCGACCTGTCGGCGGCCGCCGTTCTGACGCTTGCCGCGATGACTGTGGCGGTGCTGAATGCGCGGATGGGGCTTTCACTGGGGCTGGCCATTCCGGCAGCCCTGCTGGTGGGGGCTGTGGCAGGCGTCATCAACGCCTTCTTCATCCTGACTTTCCGCATTCCCTCGCTGATCGTCACGCTCGGGACCGGCACATTTATCAACGGGATCGTCCTGTGGATGAGCAATTCGGCCACGATCGGCGGGATCGATTTCGCGCTGGTGAACTGGGTAGTGGCGGTGCGGCTCTTCGGCATTCCGCTGGCCTTCTACTATGCGCTGATCATGTGTCTGGTCATCTGGTATGTGTTCGGGTTCACCACGCTGGGGCGCAGGCTCTTGTTTGTGGGGCGCGGGCGCGAGGTGGCGCGGCTTTCGGGAATCGCGGTGGACCGTGTGCGTTTCGGCGCGCTTATGTGCTCGTCGGTAATGGCGGCCATTGCGGGGGTGATCTATGCGGGCACCATCGGCGCGGCGGATCCCAATTCGGGCAACAGCTTCCTGCTGCCGGCCTTTGCCGCAGCCTTCCTTGGCGCCACGGCCATCACGCCCGGGCGGTTCAACCCGATAGGCTCGCTGGTGGCGGTCTATTTCCTCGTGACGGGGATCACCGGCCTTACGATGATGGGCATGCAATCCTTCGTGCAGAACCTGTTCTATGGCGGCGCGCTGGTGCTGGCAGTGGCCCTGTCGCAACTGGTGCGCAAACGCAGTGCACAGGATTTCTGA
- a CDS encoding sugar ABC transporter ATP-binding protein has product MSPATPDRLPRSYPGQAPALLARHMSKVFGTTRVLDDVELTVMPGEVHGLLGANGSGKSTLIKCLAGLHAPEAGAELILHGREARLPMPAGGARANGISFVHQHLALIPTLSVLENMMLNDLSVETRLRINWRAARRHVEEIFERFDLKIDPAARVADLSQPDRALLAIARAFDEVQTHAGQGQGILILDEPTPFLPKSGVDQLFGLMRAIVADGAAVIFVAHDIDEIREITDRATILRDGKLAGTVVSGEASHDDFIRHIVGESVDLFQNTQALPPAAPVVAKVRGLTAEQITDVGFDLREGEILGLTGLIGSGFDAVPEALFGVRPATGQLETGGKTLPAAQLTPAKAMAQGMAYLPADRLGRAGVGSLTLTENISLPVMGAFRNWFGIDWAGLRENCEALGRRFDVRPNRPDLTLGALSGGNAQKVLMAKWLQTKPKVLMLDEPTQGIDVGARQKLFVELSRAAGGGTAVLVASTDAEQLAQICHRVLVFAKGRIVSELSGSALTKDSITQETLRAHGAAPIPEVA; this is encoded by the coding sequence ATGAGCCCCGCCACCCCCGACCGCCTGCCACGGAGCTATCCGGGGCAGGCGCCAGCCCTTCTGGCGCGCCATATGTCCAAAGTCTTCGGCACGACCAGGGTTCTGGATGATGTGGAACTGACCGTGATGCCCGGTGAGGTGCACGGGCTTTTAGGGGCCAATGGCTCGGGCAAATCGACACTGATCAAATGCCTTGCGGGGCTGCATGCGCCCGAAGCCGGAGCCGAACTGATCCTGCACGGGCGGGAGGCGCGGCTGCCGATGCCCGCAGGGGGCGCAAGGGCCAACGGAATTTCTTTCGTGCACCAGCATCTGGCGCTGATCCCGACGCTGTCGGTGCTGGAAAACATGATGCTCAACGATCTGTCGGTCGAGACGCGCCTGCGCATCAATTGGCGCGCGGCGCGGCGCCATGTGGAGGAGATCTTCGAGAGGTTCGATCTGAAGATCGACCCGGCCGCCCGTGTGGCCGATCTCAGCCAGCCCGATCGTGCGCTTCTGGCGATCGCGCGGGCCTTTGACGAGGTGCAGACCCATGCGGGACAAGGGCAGGGGATCCTGATCCTTGACGAGCCCACGCCCTTCCTGCCGAAATCCGGTGTGGATCAGCTTTTCGGGCTTATGCGCGCCATTGTCGCCGATGGCGCGGCGGTGATCTTTGTGGCCCATGATATCGACGAGATCCGCGAGATCACCGACCGCGCGACCATCCTGCGCGACGGGAAACTGGCGGGCACCGTGGTGTCCGGCGAGGCGAGCCACGACGACTTCATCCGCCATATCGTGGGCGAGAGCGTGGATCTGTTCCAGAACACGCAGGCGCTCCCGCCCGCAGCCCCCGTTGTGGCCAAGGTGCGCGGCCTGACGGCAGAGCAGATCACCGATGTGGGGTTCGACCTGCGCGAGGGCGAGATCCTCGGGCTGACAGGGCTCATCGGATCGGGCTTCGATGCGGTCCCCGAGGCGCTGTTTGGCGTGCGGCCTGCCACGGGCCAGCTGGAGACGGGTGGCAAGACCCTGCCTGCCGCGCAGCTGACCCCCGCGAAGGCGATGGCGCAGGGCATGGCCTATCTGCCCGCCGACCGCTTGGGACGGGCGGGGGTGGGCTCGCTCACGCTGACCGAGAATATCTCGCTGCCGGTGATGGGGGCTTTCCGTAACTGGTTCGGAATCGACTGGGCGGGCCTGCGCGAGAATTGCGAGGCTTTGGGGCGGCGGTTCGACGTGCGGCCCAACCGCCCCGATCTGACGCTGGGCGCGCTTTCGGGCGGCAATGCGCAGAAGGTGCTGATGGCCAAGTGGCTCCAGACAAAACCCAAGGTGCTGATGCTGGACGAGCCCACGCAGGGTATCGATGTGGGCGCGCGCCAGAAGCTTTTTGTCGAGCTGTCGCGGGCGGCGGGCGGCGGCACTGCGGTGTTGGTGGCCTCGACCGATGCCGAGCAGCTGGCGCAGATCTGCCACCGCGTGCTGGTCTTTGCCAAAGGCCGGATCGTGTCCGAGCTGTCGGGGAGCGCTCTGACCAAGGACAGCATCACCCAAGAAACCCTGCGGGCGCATGGCGCCGCGCCAATTCCGGAGGTCGCATGA
- a CDS encoding substrate-binding domain-containing protein gives MTKPISMIRAGLLGAGLAWSALPAHAEANLAAAEEILSAHSQKPGFEAPGKPFDAKSCMAGKSILTIPTTSSIPFNQGIVESEAQIAKEVGFKHEIWQNQGNPTQWVQGVEYAISNNFTAIDLMGGLIPASLAPQLAEARKKGIRVYASHYMDVTQEKDPNADISLPVSFTDVGKILAAYAVTETQGKANVLVIGSDDILPSQPYWTSIEKTLAELCPDCKATYVNVALADWATRIQTSTQSALLKDPSINFIIPIYDSMSQFVLPALAITGKRGMPIATFNGTPFVLDMIRNGDVKMDVGESLGWIARSSMDAYMRDLCDVGDVPANLYVPFYIFDKDNAAEAGVPATYDAGYGDAQLAGYRKLWGLE, from the coding sequence ATGACCAAACCGATTTCGATGATCCGCGCGGGGCTTCTGGGGGCGGGGCTTGCATGGTCCGCCCTTCCGGCCCATGCCGAGGCCAATCTGGCTGCCGCCGAGGAGATCCTGAGCGCGCATAGCCAGAAACCCGGTTTCGAGGCACCCGGCAAGCCGTTCGATGCCAAATCCTGCATGGCGGGCAAAAGCATCCTGACCATCCCCACCACCTCCTCGATCCCGTTCAATCAGGGCATTGTCGAGAGCGAGGCCCAGATTGCCAAAGAGGTGGGCTTCAAACACGAAATCTGGCAGAATCAGGGCAACCCGACCCAATGGGTGCAGGGCGTCGAATATGCGATCTCCAACAATTTCACCGCCATCGACCTGATGGGCGGACTGATCCCCGCCTCGCTTGCGCCGCAGCTGGCCGAGGCGCGCAAGAAGGGCATCCGCGTCTATGCCTCGCATTATATGGATGTGACGCAGGAGAAAGATCCCAATGCCGATATCTCGCTGCCGGTGTCCTTTACCGATGTGGGCAAGATCCTCGCGGCCTATGCGGTGACGGAAACTCAAGGCAAGGCCAATGTGCTGGTGATCGGCTCGGATGATATCCTGCCCTCGCAGCCCTATTGGACATCCATCGAGAAGACGCTGGCCGAGCTGTGCCCCGATTGCAAGGCGACCTATGTGAATGTCGCTCTGGCCGATTGGGCGACGCGGATCCAGACCTCGACGCAATCGGCGCTGCTGAAGGATCCGTCGATCAATTTCATCATCCCGATCTACGATTCCATGTCGCAATTCGTGCTGCCGGCGCTGGCGATCACCGGCAAGCGCGGCATGCCGATCGCCACCTTCAACGGCACGCCCTTCGTGCTAGATATGATCCGCAATGGCGATGTGAAGATGGATGTGGGCGAGAGCCTTGGCTGGATCGCGCGGTCGTCGATGGATGCCTATATGCGCGATCTGTGTGATGTGGGCGATGTGCCGGCCAATCTCTATGTGCCTTTCTATATCTTCGATAAGGACAATGCGGCCGAAGCTGGCGTGCCTGCGACCTATGATGCGGGTTATGGCGATGCACAGCTTGCAGGCTATCGCAAGCTCTGGGGGCTCGAATGA
- a CDS encoding MFS transporter, whose amino-acid sequence MTDTSLQSDLAHPDLAQRESGLGAALALTTASQVAATSSVLALTTIPTLVANTLGIGPHMIGYQVSLIYASGVIFSMMAGALVKRWGPARVGQLALLGAFAGFAGMATGHLWTIALASVLIGVGYALNNPSSSHVLSRLAPPARRNLIFSVKQAGVPLGGALAALAIPPLAQRFGWQPVLLGFSLIPLVLALVYQLKRGAWDNERAPDIAIGRGIWQGQRTVLSNPDLRALAFLGFFYSAVQLSISTFTVAMLIEEFGWSPVSAAGIAAIVQIAGAGGRIFWGLVADRLRNGFAVLAIVGFITGAAILGFSLIGNLPALGLALIGLAGFTGNGWNGVLLAETAHSSPGKGTLTGEVLTYTFIGVMVGPATFSLAFNLIGSFSGTFRLLAIVAFAGSLWALVRACKARL is encoded by the coding sequence ATGACGGATACCTCCTTGCAAAGCGATCTCGCGCATCCCGATCTGGCGCAGAGGGAGAGCGGGCTGGGCGCGGCGCTTGCGCTGACCACCGCCTCGCAGGTGGCTGCGACCTCCTCCGTGCTGGCGCTCACCACGATCCCCACGCTGGTGGCCAATACGCTCGGAATCGGGCCGCATATGATCGGCTATCAGGTCAGTCTGATCTATGCCTCGGGGGTGATATTCTCGATGATGGCGGGGGCGCTGGTGAAACGCTGGGGACCGGCGCGTGTGGGCCAACTTGCGCTGCTTGGCGCCTTTGCCGGCTTTGCGGGTATGGCTACGGGGCATCTGTGGACAATCGCGCTGGCCTCGGTGCTGATCGGCGTGGGCTACGCTCTGAACAACCCGTCGTCGTCGCATGTCCTGTCACGGCTTGCCCCGCCCGCGCGGCGCAATCTGATCTTCTCGGTCAAACAGGCTGGCGTGCCTCTGGGCGGTGCGCTGGCGGCATTGGCCATTCCGCCGCTGGCTCAAAGGTTTGGCTGGCAGCCTGTCCTGCTGGGGTTCTCGCTGATCCCACTGGTGCTGGCGCTCGTCTACCAGTTGAAACGCGGTGCATGGGATAACGAGCGCGCGCCCGATATCGCCATCGGACGCGGCATCTGGCAGGGCCAGCGCACGGTGCTCTCCAACCCCGATCTCAGGGCATTGGCCTTTTTGGGCTTCTTCTATTCGGCGGTGCAGCTCTCCATATCCACCTTCACCGTGGCGATGCTGATCGAGGAATTCGGCTGGAGCCCCGTCTCCGCCGCAGGGATCGCCGCCATCGTGCAGATCGCCGGTGCGGGCGGGCGGATTTTCTGGGGGCTGGTCGCCGACCGGTTGCGCAACGGGTTTGCGGTTCTGGCCATCGTGGGCTTTATCACAGGCGCCGCGATCCTCGGTTTCTCGCTGATCGGCAACCTGCCCGCACTGGGGCTCGCCCTGATCGGACTGGCAGGCTTTACCGGCAATGGCTGGAACGGGGTGCTTCTGGCCGAGACCGCCCACTCCAGCCCCGGCAAAGGCACGCTGACCGGCGAGGTTCTGACCTATACCTTCATCGGCGTGATGGTCGGTCCCGCCACCTTCTCGCTGGCCTTCAACCTGATCGGCAGTTTTAGCGGCACGTTCCGCCTCTTGGCAATTGTGGCCTTTGCCGGAAGCCTGTGGGCGCTCGTGCGCGCATGCAAGGCGCGCCTCTAG
- the argE gene encoding acetylornithine deacetylase, which produces MNRARLLQILSDLVAFPTIAGRDNRALINYVTEHLERAGFSVHRIPSADGMKEGLLARFGAAGQSGGIVLSAHSDVVPVEGQDWQSAPFEMGRQGSRVTGRGVTDMKGFIACVLAYAETLAAHPPARPVMIALSWDEELGCRGIPEMIDHLIPTLGRPDLCIVGEPTLLRPCIGHKGKASYLAVARGEAGHSAMAPQFRNALHPLMDLGHSLRKMQDEMASRGARDAMLDPAYSTLHIGTLHGGTALNIVPDHAEMRFEIRHLPQDDPSALIGRLGCPDHVTITETGRYPGLDSTPATPEIAWFCECLDDPQPIKVAFGTEAGYFAALGIPTVICGPGTMEDGHQPDESIEIVQLEACFALLQRVFAPADQRAG; this is translated from the coding sequence ATGAATCGCGCGCGTCTTCTGCAGATCCTGTCCGATCTGGTGGCCTTTCCCACGATTGCGGGGCGGGACAACAGGGCGTTGATAAATTATGTCACGGAACATCTTGAAAGGGCAGGATTTTCTGTCCACCGCATCCCGTCGGCGGACGGGATGAAGGAGGGGCTTCTGGCGCGCTTCGGAGCCGCAGGCCAGAGCGGTGGCATCGTGTTGTCGGCGCATAGCGATGTGGTGCCGGTCGAGGGGCAGGACTGGCAGAGCGCCCCCTTTGAAATGGGCCGGCAGGGCTCGCGGGTGACGGGGCGCGGCGTCACCGATATGAAGGGCTTCATTGCCTGCGTTCTGGCCTATGCCGAGACGCTTGCGGCCCATCCGCCTGCACGACCTGTTATGATTGCGCTCAGCTGGGATGAGGAACTGGGCTGCCGTGGCATTCCGGAGATGATCGATCATCTGATCCCGACGCTCGGGCGCCCCGATCTGTGCATCGTAGGCGAGCCCACGCTCCTGCGCCCGTGCATCGGACATAAAGGCAAGGCCAGCTATCTGGCGGTGGCCAGAGGCGAGGCGGGACATTCGGCAATGGCGCCGCAATTCCGGAATGCGCTGCATCCGTTGATGGATCTGGGGCACAGCCTGCGGAAGATGCAGGACGAGATGGCGTCTCGGGGTGCGCGCGACGCGATGCTCGATCCGGCCTATTCCACATTACATATCGGCACGCTGCACGGGGGAACGGCACTCAATATTGTGCCCGATCATGCCGAGATGCGCTTCGAAATCCGCCATCTGCCGCAGGATGACCCCTCGGCCCTGATCGGGCGGCTCGGCTGTCCGGACCATGTCACCATTACTGAAACGGGTCGCTATCCGGGGCTCGATAGCACGCCTGCCACCCCCGAGATCGCGTGGTTCTGCGAGTGTCTGGACGACCCGCAACCGATCAAAGTGGCCTTCGGCACGGAGGCCGGATATTTCGCGGCGCTCGGCATCCCCACCGTCATTTGCGGACCCGGCACGATGGAGGATGGCCATCAGCCCGATGAATCCATCGAGATCGTGCAGCTCGAGGCCTGTTTCGCGCTGCTTCAACGCGTGTTTGCTCCCGCAGATCAGCGTGCGGGCTAG
- a CDS encoding LysR family transcriptional regulator, with translation MAGQRTLRDDVLSHMPSRITIRQLEYFLSVCDFGSIAQAAQHCNVSSPSISAAISQLETELGLKLFVRRHAQGLTLSQAGEVFGERVRVILRQVQGLNDLANDLSGKVRGPLRVGCLLTFAQIILPKLRRSFIETYPEIEFHQFERDQAEIFDGLRTARFDVALSYDLDIPSDLDFMPLIDLPLFALFAEDHPLARAPAVTPEELNDHPMVLLDLPLSSEYFLSCFSRHGLRPNVVERTRDIAVMRSLVGNGFGYSLANIRPHSDRSPDGRRLCFVPLAGGPRALRLGLLTSQGAKAQRTVSAFLDHAKALVSQELEPNVVRLPEARFCGAAE, from the coding sequence ATGGCTGGGCAAAGAACTCTCCGCGATGATGTCCTCAGCCACATGCCCTCACGCATTACGATACGCCAACTGGAATATTTCCTGAGCGTCTGCGATTTCGGCTCCATCGCCCAGGCAGCCCAGCATTGTAACGTTTCCTCGCCCTCGATCTCGGCGGCGATTTCCCAGCTCGAGACCGAACTGGGGCTCAAACTCTTCGTGCGTCGCCATGCGCAGGGTTTGACGCTCTCCCAAGCGGGCGAGGTTTTTGGCGAGCGGGTGCGCGTGATCCTGCGGCAGGTGCAGGGGCTCAATGATCTGGCCAATGACCTGTCGGGAAAGGTGCGCGGGCCCTTGCGGGTCGGCTGCCTGCTGACCTTCGCGCAGATTATCTTGCCGAAGCTGCGGCGCAGTTTCATCGAAACCTATCCCGAGATCGAATTCCACCAGTTCGAGCGCGATCAGGCCGAGATCTTCGACGGTTTGCGCACTGCGCGTTTCGATGTGGCACTGAGCTATGATCTCGACATTCCGTCCGATCTGGACTTCATGCCGCTGATCGATCTGCCGCTTTTCGCGCTATTTGCCGAAGACCATCCGCTGGCCCGAGCGCCTGCCGTTACGCCCGAGGAGCTGAACGATCATCCGATGGTGCTGCTGGATCTGCCACTGAGCAGCGAGTATTTCCTGTCCTGTTTCAGCCGGCACGGGCTGCGCCCCAATGTGGTCGAGCGCACCCGTGATATTGCGGTGATGCGCTCGCTCGTGGGCAACGGGTTCGGCTATTCGCTGGCCAATATCCGCCCGCATTCCGACCGCTCCCCCGACGGGCGGCGCCTGTGTTTCGTGCCACTGGCAGGCGGGCCGCGTGCCTTGCGGCTGGGGCTTCTGACCTCGCAGGGGGCAAAGGCGCAGCGCACGGTTTCGGCCTTTCTCGATCATGCCAAAGCCCTTGTTTCGCAGGAGCTGGAGCCCAATGTCGTGCGGCTTCCCGAGGCACGGTTTTGCGGGGCGGCAGAATGA
- a CDS encoding DUF1028 domain-containing protein, translating into MTFAIVGRCDRTGQFGLAISSSSPAVAARCAFARAGVGAVTTQNVTNPALGPLMLEALAQGRPAVEAVQLAAASDPHAAYRQLLAIGAEGAGAVHSGDQALGIFGSATGAGCASGGNLLADAAVPQAMVDAFEASDAALGDRLIAAMEAALALGGEAGPVHSAGMLIVDAQAWPWAELRIDWLDEGCPVAAMKRAWAVYEPQARDYVTRALNPVAAPSYGVPGDE; encoded by the coding sequence ATGACTTTTGCGATCGTAGGACGCTGTGACCGGACGGGGCAGTTCGGGCTGGCGATTTCGTCCTCCTCTCCGGCGGTGGCGGCGCGCTGCGCCTTCGCGCGCGCGGGCGTTGGGGCGGTGACCACGCAAAACGTCACCAATCCGGCGCTCGGGCCGTTGATGCTGGAGGCGCTTGCGCAGGGGCGCCCGGCGGTTGAGGCGGTGCAACTGGCCGCCGCATCCGACCCGCATGCAGCCTATCGCCAGCTTCTGGCGATAGGGGCCGAGGGCGCGGGCGCGGTGCATTCGGGCGATCAGGCGCTGGGGATCTTCGGGTCGGCTACAGGGGCAGGATGTGCTTCGGGCGGAAATCTTCTGGCCGATGCGGCGGTTCCGCAGGCTATGGTTGACGCGTTCGAGGCAAGCGATGCCGCTTTGGGAGACCGGCTGATCGCCGCGATGGAGGCGGCTCTGGCGCTTGGCGGCGAGGCGGGGCCTGTCCATTCGGCCGGTATGCTGATCGTGGACGCGCAGGCATGGCCATGGGCAGAGCTGCGCATCGACTGGCTGGACGAGGGTTGCCCCGTGGCCGCGATGAAACGCGCATGGGCGGTCTACGAGCCGCAGGCGCGCGATTATGTGACCCGCGCGCTGAACCCTGTCGCGGCCCCGTCCTATGGGGTGCCGGGAGACGAATAA
- a CDS encoding RidA family protein, which produces MAHKRIRPFNTKDTYPEQNLDNDLCQAVVARGTTIFLRGQCPQDLDTSVDIGSPDPVEQTHKVMQNIRQLIEESGGKMEHLCKVVVYLTDVRHREAVYRTMGEYIKGVHPVSTGVVVTCLARPGWLVEIDATAVIPD; this is translated from the coding sequence ATGGCGCATAAGCGCATCCGTCCCTTCAATACCAAAGACACCTATCCCGAGCAGAACCTCGACAATGACCTCTGTCAGGCGGTGGTCGCGCGTGGCACGACCATTTTCCTGCGCGGCCAGTGCCCGCAGGATCTGGATACCTCGGTCGATATCGGCAGCCCCGATCCGGTCGAGCAGACGCATAAGGTTATGCAGAATATCCGCCAGCTGATCGAGGAATCGGGCGGCAAGATGGAGCATCTGTGCAAGGTCGTGGTTTACCTGACCGATGTCAGGCATCGCGAGGCGGTCTACCGCACGATGGGCGAATATATCAAAGGCGTGCATCCCGTCTCGACCGGTGTCGTGGTGACCTGCCTCGCCCGGCCGGGCTGGCTGGTCGAGATCGACGCGACCGCCGTCATTCCGGATTGA
- a CDS encoding NAD(P)/FAD-dependent oxidoreductase, with the protein MAVEKKGVAEVIDTLVVGAGQAGIAMSEHLSRVGISHLVLEKDRIAESWRTRRWDSLVANGPAWHDRFPNRDFDGDGDAFVPKDGVAKYFEDYTRQIEAPIRCGVSVTGLTRLEGRPGFRVETSQGAIEARNVVAATGPFQVPVIPEIVPETAGLTQIHSSAYRNPAQLAQGAVLVVGAGSSGVQIADELNRAGRKTYLSVGPHDRPPRSYRGRDFVWWLGVLGKWDAPAPAPGAGHVTIAVSGAHGGRTIDFRELGAQGITLLGRTEGYADGAVTLADDLRRNLDRGDANHHGLLDEADAYIARMGLDLPEEPQARRILPDPDCVTNPLRKLDLAEAGITTIIWATGFRTDYSWMEVDCFDASGRPVHKQGVAPERGIYFLGLPWLSGRGSSFIWGVWHDAAHIADHMMIQRQYDAYEGSEMQHQQSLSA; encoded by the coding sequence ATGGCAGTCGAGAAGAAGGGCGTGGCCGAGGTCATCGACACGCTGGTTGTGGGCGCAGGTCAGGCAGGGATCGCGATGAGCGAGCATCTGAGCCGCGTCGGCATCTCGCATCTGGTGCTGGAAAAGGACCGTATCGCGGAAAGCTGGCGCACACGCCGCTGGGATAGCCTCGTGGCCAACGGCCCCGCATGGCATGACCGTTTTCCCAACCGTGATTTCGATGGCGATGGTGATGCTTTCGTGCCCAAAGACGGCGTGGCGAAGTATTTCGAGGATTATACCCGCCAGATCGAGGCACCGATCCGCTGTGGTGTGTCGGTCACGGGGCTGACGCGGCTCGAGGGCCGTCCGGGCTTTCGCGTGGAGACCTCGCAAGGGGCGATCGAGGCGCGGAATGTGGTGGCGGCGACCGGTCCGTTCCAGGTGCCGGTGATCCCCGAGATCGTGCCCGAAACCGCAGGCCTGACCCAGATCCATTCCAGCGCCTATCGTAATCCGGCCCAACTGGCCCAAGGCGCGGTGCTGGTGGTGGGCGCGGGCTCCTCCGGCGTGCAGATCGCCGACGAGTTGAACCGCGCGGGCCGCAAGACCTATCTCTCGGTCGGTCCGCATGATCGCCCGCCGCGCAGCTATCGCGGGCGCGATTTTGTCTGGTGGCTGGGTGTGCTCGGAAAATGGGATGCACCGGCCCCCGCACCGGGGGCGGGCCATGTGACCATCGCGGTCAGCGGTGCACATGGTGGGCGGACCATCGATTTCCGCGAACTTGGTGCGCAGGGGATCACCCTTCTGGGCCGCACCGAGGGCTACGCCGACGGCGCTGTGACGCTGGCCGATGACCTGCGCCGCAATCTTGACCGAGGCGATGCCAACCATCACGGGCTGCTGGATGAGGCCGACGCCTATATTGCGCGGATGGGGCTTGATCTGCCCGAGGAACCGCAGGCGCGGCGGATCCTGCCTGACCCCGATTGCGTGACCAACCCGCTGCGTAAACTCGATCTGGCTGAGGCCGGGATCACCACCATCATCTGGGCCACGGGCTTCCGAACCGATTACAGCTGGATGGAGGTCGATTGTTTCGACGCCTCGGGGCGTCCCGTGCATAAACAGGGCGTGGCCCCCGAGCGCGGGATCTATTTCCTCGGTCTGCCATGGCTCTCGGGACGCGGATCGAGCTTTATCTGGGGCGTCTGGCATGATGCGGCCCATATTGCCGATCACATGATGATCCAGCGGCAATATGATGCCTATGAAGGCAGCGAAATGCAGCATCAACAGTCCCTTAGCGCGTAA
- a CDS encoding class II aldolase/adducin family protein: MSLDTTDFLTEAQARIDLAAALRMTARANMHEAVANHYSISLQPDGRRFLINPKWMHFARVKASDLILIDLDDPSTMTDARLDQTARAIHGQVHKLCPQARVIMHLHPVAATALASLDPPQLPPIDQNSARYFNRLAYDLDFGGMANSDAEGARLAGLMGKHSRLMMGNHGVMITAQTMGEAWDDIYTFERAARIVVAAMSTGRPLKVLSDEAAEQTAQDWESIVDFQIRHFEEMKLILDEECPDYRN, from the coding sequence ATGTCGCTCGATACCACAGACTTCCTGACCGAAGCGCAGGCGCGCATCGATCTGGCCGCTGCCCTGCGCATGACCGCGCGTGCCAATATGCACGAGGCCGTGGCCAACCATTATTCCATCTCGCTTCAGCCCGACGGGCGGCGCTTCCTGATCAACCCCAAATGGATGCATTTCGCCCGTGTCAAAGCGTCCGATCTGATCCTGATCGATCTTGATGATCCATCCACCATGACGGATGCGCGCCTCGACCAGACGGCCCGCGCGATCCACGGGCAGGTGCATAAGCTCTGCCCGCAGGCGCGGGTGATCATGCATCTGCATCCGGTTGCGGCCACCGCACTGGCCTCGCTGGATCCGCCGCAGCTGCCGCCGATCGACCAGAACTCGGCGCGGTATTTCAACCGTCTGGCCTATGATCTCGATTTCGGTGGTATGGCCAATTCCGATGCCGAGGGCGCGCGTCTGGCGGGGCTGATGGGCAAGCATTCGCGTCTCATGATGGGCAATCATGGCGTCATGATCACTGCCCAGACCATGGGCGAGGCATGGGACGATATCTACACATTCGAGCGGGCCGCCCGGATCGTGGTCGCGGCCATGTCGACGGGGCGCCCCCTGAAGGTGCTTTCGGATGAGGCGGCCGAGCAGACCGCACAGGATTGGGAAAGCATCGTGGATTTCCAGATCCGGCATTTCGAGGAGATGAAGCTGATCCTCGACGAGGAATGCCCCGATTATCGTAACTGA